The nucleotide sequence CGGCCCGGTGGCCGCGCGCCGCGACGGCCGTCGCGATCTGCTGCGAGACGGCCGCGTGCGCGCTCGGCTACCTGCCGACGCCGTTGCTGCTGGCCCCGCTGATCGGCTGCCTGTACTGGCTCGCGGTCGTCGGGTCGGTGCGGGCGGTCGCCTGGTGGACCGGGTCCGCGGTGGCCGCGGTCATCCTGGGCGGCCTGACCGACACACCCACCGGGGGCTCGCTGGTGCTGCGCACCGTCGGCGTCGCGCTGTGGCTGCTGCCGGCGGTCTTCGCCGGCCGGACGACGCAGGCCCACCGGTCCTACCTCGACGTGGTCCGGGCCCGCGCCGAGGACGCCGAGCGCAGCCGGGACGACGAGATCCGGCACCGGGTGGGCGAGGAACGCCTGCGCATCGCGCGGGAGCTGCACGACGTCGTCGCCCACCACCTCACGGTGGCCCATGCGCAGGCCGGGACCGCGGAGCACCTTGTGAACAAGCGTCCCGAGCAGGCACGGGAGCTGCTGGCCGGGCTGAGCGTCTCCACGTCGGCGGCGCTCCAGGAGCTCAAGGCGACCGTGGCGGTGCTGCGCACCTCCGACGACGACCCCCCGGTGGACACCGTGCCGGCACCGGGGCTCGATCAGCTCGCGGAGCTGGTCGAGCCCTGCCGGGCCGCCGGCATCGAGGTCACGGTGCTCCGCGAGGGGTCGCTGGCGTGCCTGCCCCGGCTGATCGACGTCACCGCGTACCGGGTCGTCCAGGAGGCCCTGACCAACGTCACCAAGCACGCGGTCCGGCCGTCCGTGACGATCACCGTGAGCCGAACCGAGGACACCTTCTGCGTCCAGGTGGTGAACACCGGCGTCCGGCCCGGTCCGGTGGGATCGGGCTACGGGCTGATCGGGATGCGCGAGCGCGCGCTCGCGCTCGGCGGGACGGTGGAGGCCGGCCCGGCCGGGGAGGGTCGGTACGCCCTCACTCTCGTCGTCCCGCTGGCTCGCTGGCAGGAAGCGCAGGAGGCACGATGATCCGGGTGCTCCTGGCGGACGACCAGGCGCTGCTGCGGTCGACGTTCCGCATGCTGATCGACTTCTGCGACGACATGACGGTCGTCGCCGAGGCCGCGAACGGCGAGGAGGCGGCCGATCTCGCCCGGCGGCACCGTCCCGACCTGGTCCTGATGGACATCCGGATGCCGGTCCTGGACGGGCTCGCCGCGACCCGGCAGATCTGCTCCGCCCCCGACCTGGCGGGCACGCGGGTGCTGATCCTGACCACCTTCGAGTCCGACGAGCACGTGGCGCACGCGCTCCGAGCCGGGGCGAGCGGCTTCCTGGGCAAGGACGCCACGCCCGCCGAGCTGCTCGCCGGGATCCGGACGGTCGTGGCCGGGGAGGCGCTGCTCTCGCCCGTCGCCACCCGGGTGCTGGTGAACCGCTTCCTCGCCAGTCCGGACGGCATCGGCGACCTGCCGCGCGGACTGCTCCCGAGGTTGACCGACCGCGAGCGCGAGATCACCGGGCTGGCCGCGCTCGGCCTGTCCAACCAGCAGATCGCCGAGCGGCTGGTCGTGAGCCCCCTGACAGTTCGCACACACGTACACCGGGCGATGACGAAGCTAAAAGCACGCGACCGGGCGCAGCTGGTCGTCATCGCCTACCAGGAGGGGTTGGTACGTAGTGCATGACGGGGGTCACGGCTTGATCGTCGTCGGCTGAACGGTCGCGCCCGTGTCACGGGCGAGCCACTGCGTCCCTGACCGTGGACGGACCCGCCTCGGGTGACCGCCGATGCGGGTGGACGTCCGACCCGCCTTCTCCTGCTTCACTGACAACAGCCAGCGACGGGTCAACGTCGCCAGGCTCCAGCAGCCGCCGCCCGGACCGCGTACTCCTCGAAGGAGCGAGGCGGACGACCGAGTACGGCCCTGACGTCATCGGTCGTGCCAGCGATGACGCCGCGGGCCATCATCACGAACATCTCCGAGACGTGCTGTGCCGCTTCGCGAGGCACCCCCCGCGCAACCAGGACGTCGGTGTATTCCTGAGGCGAGATCTGGCGGTAGGTCATCGGCAGCCCGGACGCCAAGGCTAGGACCTCGACGGCTTCAGCGAACGTGAGCGCCCGCGGCCCGGTCAGTTCGTAGACGCGCCCTGCATGCAGTCCCGGTTCGGTCAGCACGGCGGTGGCCACGTCGGCGACGTCCTCCAGATCGATGAACGGCTCGGGTACGGAACCGGCTGGCAACGCCAACTCCCCCTCCATCAGGGGGGCGTACCAGAGCTCCTCGTCGAAGTTCTGGTCGAAGTTCGACGCTCGCAGCACACCGTCCATTCCAGGTCCGATGTCCGCACGGCCTGCTCGGCCGAGAGCATGTCCTGCCCGAAGGAGGTGTCCCCCCAGACGTCGGCGCCGTGCCCCGACTGCAACACCAAGCGCTGCACGCCAGCTGCGACGGCTCGATCGACCAGCTGGTGGACCGGGCCGGGCACAGCCGGAGGAACGATGTAGACCGCGTCGGCGCCGCGCAGCGCCGCATCCCACCCACCCGGGTCGGACCAGTCGAAGGGGGTGGCGCTGTTCCGCGACGCGGCACGGACAGTCAGACCTCGCAAGCGCAACCTCGGGGTGATCCGCCTGCCCGCCTTGCCGGTGGCTCCCAGCACCAAGACAGTGGCATCGCTCATCCCCTCAGTTAACAAGCAGACGGCGGACGCGACGAGAGGAAAGGCTGGATCCCCGTCGCTGATGGGCACGTGAACGCCGTCGGAACTCCTGAGCATGAGATCGACCTGAGGCGGGAGGAGTGGGCATCGCCTTCTTTCCGCTCGGAGCCGACCAAGGCCCACGGCCGGTATCCCGAAGCGCGGACCGCCCACACGACCCCACCCGCCTGCTGGCCCGCCGAAACACCCTGCTCCATGCTCCCTCCCCCGAGCCACGCCTTAGCGTCAGCGATATGCGAGCCGTGCAGATCACCCGCTTCGGCGGGCCCGAGGTCCTCGACGTCGTCGACATCCCCGAGCCGGAGGCCGGCCCCGGCCAGCAGCTCTACGACGTCTCCGCCGCCGGCGTGAACTTCGCCGACACCCACCAGATCGAGAACTCCTACCTGGCCGAGCAGAAGCTGCCGCTCGTCCCGGGCGCGGAGTTCGTCGGCACCCCGGTCGGCGGCGGGCAGCGCGTCGTCGGCCTGCTCGACGGTGGCGGCTACGCCGAGAAGGTCGTCGCCCACGACGCGCTCACCTGGCCGGTGCCCGACGGCGTCAGCGACGAGCAGGCGCTGGCCGTCGTCCTGCAGGGCTCCACCGCCTGGCACCTGCTGCGCACCAGCGCGCACCTGGCCGAGGGCGAGTCGGTCGTCGTCATCGCCGGCGCCGGCGGCGTCGGGTCCCTGGCCGTCCAGCTGGCCCGCCGCTGGGGCGCCGGACGGGTCATCGCCACCGCCTCCAGCCCGGAGAAGCGGACGCTCGCCGAGGAGCTCGGCGCGCACGCCACCGTCGACCCGGCGCTGGCCGACGACGACCCTAAGGCCTTCACCGGAGCCCTGCGCGAGGCCAACGGGGGCAAGCCGGTGGACATCGTGCTCGAGATGACCGGCGGCAACGTCTTCAGCGGGTCGCTGTCGGCGATCGCGCCGTTCGGCCGGCTGGTCACCTACGGCATGGCGGCGCGGGAGGAGACCCCGTCGGTCCCCCCGGGCATGCTCATGCAGAAGAGCCGGGCGGTCATCGGTTTCTGGCTGGCGCACTGCATGGCGCGGCCGCAGATGATGACCGACGCGATGACCGACCTGCTGCAGCAGGTCGCCGACGGGCAGCTGCACCCGGTGATCGGCGGCCGCTACCCGCTGTCGGCCGTCCGCGACGCCCACCAGGACCTGCGGGCCCGCCGCACCACCGGCAAGCTCGTCCTCGACCCCGCCCGCTGAGCGCGTCGGCCCGGCGCCGCCGCGCGGTGCCGGGCCGACGTCGCTACACCAGGCGGTTGGTCCAGAACAGGCTGAGGAGGGCGCCGAGCAGCACCGCGGCGACGCCGGCCCGCACGAACCAGGGGCTGATGTCCTTCGGCTCGGTGGTGTAGCCGATCTGGCTGCCCAGGTCGGCGTACACCTTCTCCAGCTCGGCGGCGCTCGCGGCCTCGCTGTAGCTGCCGCCGGTCTCGTCGGCGATCTCCTCCAGCGCCGCGCGGTCGACCGGCACCGGGACCTGCTCGCCGTCGATGTCCAGCACCCCGTAGTCGGTGCCGAAGGCGATCGTGGACACCGGCACGCCGGCGGCGCGAGCGGCGTCGATGGCCTGGGTCTCGTCGCGGCCGACGGTGTTGGTGCCGTCGGAGAGCAGCACGATCCGGGCCGGCGGCGGCTCCTGGCCGCGGCTCTCCAGCGCAGCCTGGAAGTTCTCGATCGCGCTCAGCGAGGTGAACACCGCCTCGCCGATCGCGGTCGCCTCCGCGAGGTCGAGGTTCTCGATCGCGATCGCGACCTGCGCGCGGTCCGTGGTCGGCGGGACCACGGTGGTGGCGGTGCCGGCGAAGGTGACCAGGCCGAGGTTGATCCGCTCCGGCAGGACGTCGACGAACTCGGTCGCCGCCCGCTGCATCGCCTGGAACCGGG is from Blastococcus sp. HT6-4 and encodes:
- a CDS encoding NADPH:quinone oxidoreductase family protein, whose translation is MRAVQITRFGGPEVLDVVDIPEPEAGPGQQLYDVSAAGVNFADTHQIENSYLAEQKLPLVPGAEFVGTPVGGGQRVVGLLDGGGYAEKVVAHDALTWPVPDGVSDEQALAVVLQGSTAWHLLRTSAHLAEGESVVVIAGAGGVGSLAVQLARRWGAGRVIATASSPEKRTLAEELGAHATVDPALADDDPKAFTGALREANGGKPVDIVLEMTGGNVFSGSLSAIAPFGRLVTYGMAAREETPSVPPGMLMQKSRAVIGFWLAHCMARPQMMTDAMTDLLQQVADGQLHPVIGGRYPLSAVRDAHQDLRARRTTGKLVLDPAR
- a CDS encoding VWA domain-containing protein, with protein sequence MTFQSPWWLLGLLVVAALVAVYVVLQLRRKAYAARFTNVSLLGSLVPRRPGWKRHLAFGLVALGLATLVVSLAVPSTEVRVPRERATVVMAVDVSLSMEARDVEPTRFQAMQRAATEFVDVLPERINLGLVTFAGTATTVVPPTTDRAQVAIAIENLDLAEATAIGEAVFTSLSAIENFQAALESRGQEPPPARIVLLSDGTNTVGRDETQAIDAARAAGVPVSTIAFGTDYGVLDIDGEQVPVPVDRAALEEIADETGGSYSEAASAAELEKVYADLGSQIGYTTEPKDISPWFVRAGVAAVLLGALLSLFWTNRLV
- a CDS encoding SDR family oxidoreductase, producing MLRSSDGVHVPISDGDPAFPLVASAVCLLTEGMSDATVLVLGATGKAGRRITPRLRLRGLTVRAASRNSATPFDWSDPGGWDAALRGADAVYIVPPAVPGPVHQLVDRAVAAGVQRLVLQSGHGADVWGDTSFGQDMLSAEQAVRTSDLEWTVCCERRTSTRTSTRSSGTPP
- a CDS encoding histidine kinase; the encoded protein is MSTGRIGVRDAAAAFVAFLFAALGASIGTQGIVGPAVLVPGVLLSLVASGALFTAARWPRAATAVAICCETAACALGYLPTPLLLAPLIGCLYWLAVVGSVRAVAWWTGSAVAAVILGGLTDTPTGGSLVLRTVGVALWLLPAVFAGRTTQAHRSYLDVVRARAEDAERSRDDEIRHRVGEERLRIARELHDVVAHHLTVAHAQAGTAEHLVNKRPEQARELLAGLSVSTSAALQELKATVAVLRTSDDDPPVDTVPAPGLDQLAELVEPCRAAGIEVTVLREGSLACLPRLIDVTAYRVVQEALTNVTKHAVRPSVTITVSRTEDTFCVQVVNTGVRPGPVGSGYGLIGMRERALALGGTVEAGPAGEGRYALTLVVPLARWQEAQEAR
- a CDS encoding response regulator transcription factor, whose amino-acid sequence is MIRVLLADDQALLRSTFRMLIDFCDDMTVVAEAANGEEAADLARRHRPDLVLMDIRMPVLDGLAATRQICSAPDLAGTRVLILTTFESDEHVAHALRAGASGFLGKDATPAELLAGIRTVVAGEALLSPVATRVLVNRFLASPDGIGDLPRGLLPRLTDREREITGLAALGLSNQQIAERLVVSPLTVRTHVHRAMTKLKARDRAQLVVIAYQEGLVRSA